In one Pseudomonas sp. 31-12 genomic region, the following are encoded:
- a CDS encoding CPBP family intramembrane glutamic endopeptidase — translation MLALPWTYLALLSLGYTLALTYGQIGWLAGISVALLLVAGFAVRQQKIPVARYLGHGVFIILAVALAMHWLPGFYNGRGIAPQRFTVDAVPFSMYLNQDKPLIGFWLLLVCPWIVGRRSLHLSLYATALALTLSAVLALGGALLLGMISWAPKWPDQAGLWVLNNLLLVTLVEEALFRGYVQGGLSRHFKHLPHGENLALLLASLLFGLVHVGAGWHWVLLAGLAGVGYGLAYRFGGLGAAIATHFGLNLLHFALFTYPMLAG, via the coding sequence ATGCTCGCCCTGCCATGGACTTACCTGGCCCTTCTCTCCCTCGGCTACACCCTCGCCCTGACCTACGGCCAAATCGGCTGGCTGGCCGGTATCTCCGTCGCGTTGCTGCTGGTCGCCGGTTTCGCTGTCCGCCAGCAAAAGATTCCCGTTGCACGCTACCTCGGTCATGGCGTGTTCATCATCCTCGCCGTGGCGCTGGCGATGCACTGGCTGCCCGGCTTCTACAACGGTCGCGGCATCGCCCCGCAACGCTTCACCGTCGATGCCGTGCCGTTTTCCATGTACCTGAATCAGGACAAACCCCTGATCGGCTTCTGGCTGTTGCTGGTGTGCCCATGGATTGTCGGCCGGCGCTCACTGCATCTTTCCCTCTATGCCACCGCATTGGCGCTCACGTTAAGCGCCGTGCTGGCATTGGGCGGTGCGCTCTTGCTGGGGATGATCAGTTGGGCGCCGAAGTGGCCGGATCAAGCCGGGTTGTGGGTGCTGAACAATTTGCTGCTGGTAACGCTGGTGGAGGAAGCGTTGTTTCGCGGTTACGTCCAGGGCGGGCTGAGCCGGCACTTCAAGCACCTGCCCCACGGTGAAAACCTGGCGTTGCTGCTCGCCTCGCTGTTATTCGGCCTGGTGCATGTGGGGGCGGGTTGGCATTGGGTGCTACTGGCGGGCCTGGCAGGTGTCGGCTATGGTCTAGCCTACCGTTTTGGCGGTTTGGGGGCGGCCATCGCCACCCATTTCGGCTTGAACCTGCTGCATTTCGCCCTGTTCACCTACCCGATGCTCGCCGGCTGA
- the acnA gene encoding aconitate hydratase AcnA yields MPSLDSLKTLKTLQVDDKTYHYFSLPDAAKSLGDLDKLPMSLKVLLENLLRWEDEKTVTGADLRAIAAWLKERRSDREIQYRPARVLMQDFTGVPAVVDLAAMRAAMAKAGGDPQRINPLSPVDLVIDHSVMVDKFGSSSAFEQNVDIEMQRNGERYAFLRWGQSAFDNFSVVPPGTGICHQVNLEYLGRTVWTKDEDGRTYAFPDTLVGTDSHTTMINGLGVLGWGVGGIEAEAAMLGQPVSMLIPEVIGFKLTGKLKEGITATDLVLTVTQMLRKKGVVGKFVEFYGDGLADLPLADRATIANMAPEYGATCGFFPVDDITLEYLRLSGRPLETVKLVEAYSKAQGLWRLPGQEPVFTDTLALDMASVEASLAGPKRPQDRVSLPNVAQAFSDFIDLQFKPTSKEVGRLESEGGGGVAVGNADLTGEADYEYDGQTYRLKNGAVVIAAITSCTNTSNPSVMMAAGLVAKKAVEKGLTRKPWVKSSLAPGSKVVTDYYKAAGLTQYLDELGFDLVGYGCTTCIGNSGPLPEPIEKAIQAADLTVASVLSGNRNFEGRVHPLVKTNWLASPPLVVAYALAGTVRTDISSEPLGNDKDGNPVYLRDIWPSTQEIADAVSQVNTAMFHKEYAEVFAGDEQWQAIEVPQAATYVWQDDSTYIQHPPFFDDIGGPPPVVKDVAGARVLALLGDSVTTDHISPAGNIKADSPAGHYLREKGVEPRDFNSYGSRRGNHEVMMRGTFANIRIRNEMLGGEEGGNTIYIPTGERMPIYDAAMRYQASGTPLVVIAGQEYGTGSSRDWAAKGTNLLGVKAVIAESFERIHRSNLVGMGVLPLQFKLDQNRKSLNLTGKETLDILGLTGVELTPRMNLTLIITREDGSREKIEVLCRIDTLNEVEYFKSGGILHYVLRQLIAS; encoded by the coding sequence ATGCCGTCCCTCGATAGCCTGAAAACCCTTAAAACCTTACAAGTCGACGACAAGACCTATCACTATTTCAGCTTGCCGGATGCCGCCAAAAGCTTGGGCGATCTCGACAAACTGCCCATGTCGTTGAAAGTGCTGCTGGAAAACCTGCTGCGCTGGGAAGATGAAAAAACTGTCACCGGCGCCGACCTCCGGGCGATTGCCGCCTGGCTCAAGGAGCGGCGCTCCGACCGCGAAATCCAGTACCGCCCTGCCCGCGTCTTGATGCAAGACTTCACCGGCGTGCCTGCCGTGGTCGACCTGGCGGCCATGCGCGCCGCCATGGCCAAGGCCGGAGGCGACCCACAGCGCATCAATCCGCTGTCCCCCGTGGATTTGGTGATCGACCACTCGGTGATGGTCGACAAGTTCGGCAGTTCCAGCGCCTTCGAACAGAACGTCGACATCGAAATGCAGCGCAACGGTGAGCGTTACGCGTTCCTGCGCTGGGGCCAGAGCGCCTTCGACAACTTCAGCGTGGTGCCGCCGGGCACTGGCATTTGCCACCAGGTCAATCTGGAATACCTCGGCCGCACGGTCTGGACCAAGGACGAGGACGGCCGCACCTACGCCTTCCCCGACACCCTGGTCGGCACCGATTCCCACACCACCATGATCAACGGCCTCGGCGTACTTGGCTGGGGCGTCGGCGGGATCGAAGCGGAAGCGGCGATGCTCGGCCAGCCGGTGTCGATGCTGATTCCGGAAGTGATCGGTTTCAAACTCACCGGCAAGCTCAAGGAAGGCATCACCGCCACCGACCTGGTGCTGACCGTCACGCAGATGCTGCGCAAGAAAGGCGTGGTCGGCAAATTCGTCGAGTTCTACGGCGATGGCCTCGCCGATCTGCCGCTGGCCGACCGCGCGACCATCGCCAACATGGCCCCCGAATACGGCGCCACCTGCGGCTTCTTCCCGGTGGACGACATCACGCTGGAGTACCTGCGCCTGTCCGGTCGCCCGCTTGAAACCGTGAAACTGGTCGAGGCCTACAGTAAAGCCCAGGGCCTGTGGCGCCTGCCGGGCCAGGAACCGGTGTTCACCGACACCCTGGCGCTGGACATGGCCAGCGTCGAAGCCAGCCTGGCCGGGCCGAAACGCCCACAGGACCGGGTTTCGCTGCCGAATGTCGCGCAAGCGTTCAGTGACTTCATCGACCTGCAATTCAAACCCACCAGCAAGGAAGTCGGTCGCCTTGAAAGTGAAGGCGGTGGTGGCGTGGCGGTGGGCAATGCCGATCTGACGGGCGAAGCCGATTATGAATACGACGGTCAGACCTATCGGTTGAAAAACGGCGCGGTGGTGATCGCCGCGATCACCTCTTGCACCAACACCTCCAACCCGAGCGTGATGATGGCCGCTGGTCTTGTGGCGAAAAAAGCGGTGGAGAAAGGCCTCACGCGCAAACCGTGGGTCAAGAGTTCGCTGGCCCCGGGTTCGAAAGTGGTCACCGACTACTACAAGGCTGCCGGCCTGACGCAATACCTGGATGAACTGGGTTTTGACTTGGTCGGCTACGGCTGCACCACCTGCATCGGCAATTCCGGCCCCTTGCCGGAGCCGATCGAAAAAGCCATCCAGGCCGCCGACCTGACCGTCGCCTCGGTGCTGTCGGGCAACCGTAACTTTGAAGGTCGCGTGCATCCACTGGTGAAAACCAACTGGCTGGCGTCCCCACCACTGGTCGTGGCCTATGCGCTGGCCGGTACGGTGCGCACCGACATTAGCAGCGAGCCATTGGGCAACGACAAGGACGGCAATCCGGTTTACCTGCGGGACATCTGGCCGAGCACCCAAGAGATTGCCGACGCCGTGAGTCAGGTCAACACCGCCATGTTCCACAAGGAATACGCCGAAGTGTTTGCCGGCGACGAGCAATGGCAAGCGATTGAAGTGCCGCAGGCGGCGACCTATGTGTGGCAGGACGATTCGACTTACATCCAGCATCCACCGTTCTTCGATGACATCGGCGGGCCACCGCCGGTGGTCAAGGACGTCGCCGGGGCCAGGGTCCTTGCGCTGCTCGGCGATTCGGTGACCACCGACCACATCTCCCCCGCCGGCAACATCAAGGCCGACAGCCCGGCCGGTCATTACCTGCGCGAGAAAGGCGTGGAGCCGCGGGACTTCAACTCTTACGGTTCCCGTCGCGGCAACCACGAAGTGATGATGCGCGGCACCTTCGCCAATATTCGCATCCGCAACGAGATGCTCGGCGGCGAAGAAGGCGGCAACACGATCTACATCCCGACCGGGGAAAGGATGCCGATCTACGACGCGGCCATGCGTTATCAAGCGTCGGGCACGCCGCTGGTGGTGATCGCAGGGCAAGAATACGGCACCGGCTCAAGCCGCGACTGGGCGGCCAAGGGCACCAATCTGTTGGGTGTAAAAGCGGTCATCGCTGAAAGCTTCGAGCGGATTCACCGTTCCAACCTGGTGGGCATGGGTGTGCTGCCGTTGCAGTTCAAACTGGATCAGAACCGCAAGAGCCTCAACCTCACCGGCAAAGAAACGCTGGATATCCTCGGTTTGACCGGCGTCGAGTTGACGCCGCGGATGAACCTGACACTGATCATTACCCGCGAAGACGGCAGCCGCGAGAAAATCGAGGTGTTGTGCCGGATCGATACGCTCAATGAAGTGGAATACTTCAAGTCAGGGGGGATTTTGCATTACGTGTTGCGGCAGCTGATTGCGTCGTAA
- the rlmM gene encoding 23S rRNA (cytidine(2498)-2'-O)-methyltransferase RlmM yields the protein MNTLFMHCRPGFEGEVCSEISEHAARLNVAGYAKAKTASACAEFICTEEDGAERLMRGQRFAELIFPRQWARGIFIDLPETDRISVILAHMADFPLCGSLWLEMVDTNDGKELSNFCKKFEGHLRKALMAAGKLVEDAQKPRLLLTFKSGREVFMGLAESNNSAMWPMGIPRLKFPREAPSRSTLKLEEAWHHFIPRDQWDERLHSDMTGVDLGAAPGGWTWQLVNRGMLVTAIDNGPMAESLMDTGLVQHLMADGFTFKPKQPVDWMVCDIVEKPARNAAMLEEWIGEGHCREAVVNLKLPMKQRYAEVKRLLERIAEGFKERGIRVEIGCKQLYHDREEVTCHLRRLDVKKPKSR from the coding sequence ATGAACACCCTCTTTATGCACTGCCGGCCGGGCTTCGAAGGCGAAGTCTGTTCCGAGATTTCCGAACACGCCGCACGGCTGAACGTGGCGGGTTATGCCAAGGCCAAGACCGCCAGCGCCTGCGCCGAATTCATTTGCACCGAAGAAGACGGCGCTGAGCGCCTGATGCGCGGTCAGCGTTTTGCCGAGCTGATCTTTCCGCGCCAGTGGGCGCGCGGGATCTTCATCGATCTGCCGGAAACCGACCGCATCAGCGTGATCCTCGCGCACATGGCCGACTTCCCGCTGTGCGGCAGCCTGTGGCTGGAAATGGTCGACACCAACGATGGCAAGGAACTGTCGAACTTCTGCAAAAAGTTCGAAGGCCACCTGCGCAAGGCGCTGATGGCGGCCGGCAAGTTGGTCGAAGACGCGCAGAAGCCGCGTCTGCTGCTGACCTTCAAGAGCGGTCGCGAAGTGTTCATGGGCCTGGCCGAATCCAACAACTCGGCGATGTGGCCGATGGGCATTCCGCGCCTGAAGTTTCCCCGTGAAGCGCCGAGCCGTTCGACGCTGAAGCTGGAAGAGGCCTGGCACCATTTCATCCCTCGCGATCAGTGGGATGAGCGTTTGCACAGCGATATGACCGGCGTCGACCTCGGTGCCGCCCCCGGCGGCTGGACCTGGCAGTTGGTCAACCGTGGCATGCTGGTGACTGCGATCGACAACGGCCCGATGGCTGAAAGTTTGATGGACACCGGTCTGGTGCAACACTTGATGGCGGACGGTTTCACCTTCAAGCCCAAGCAACCGGTGGACTGGATGGTCTGCGACATCGTCGAGAAGCCAGCGCGCAACGCCGCGATGCTGGAAGAATGGATTGGCGAGGGGCATTGCCGCGAAGCGGTGGTCAACCTGAAACTGCCGATGAAGCAGCGTTACGCCGAGGTGAAACGCTTGCTGGAACGGATTGCCGAGGGGTTCAAGGAGCGCGGGATTCGGGTCGAGATCGGCTGCAAGCAGCTGTATCACGACCGTGAAGAGGTGACGTGCCATTTGCGCCGGCTTGACGTGAAGAAACCCAAGTCCCGCTGA
- the tusA gene encoding sulfurtransferase TusA — protein sequence MSEMLDTPVDGTLDATGLNCPEPVMMLHQHIRDLAPGGLLKVIATDPSTRRDIPKFCVFLDHELVAWHEEAGTYLYWIRKKLA from the coding sequence ATGAGTGAAATGCTTGATACGCCGGTAGACGGCACCCTCGACGCCACCGGCCTCAACTGCCCGGAACCGGTGATGATGCTGCACCAGCACATCCGTGACCTGGCACCCGGCGGCCTGCTCAAGGTAATCGCGACCGATCCGTCGACCCGTCGCGACATTCCCAAGTTCTGCGTGTTTCTCGACCATGAACTGGTCGCATGGCACGAAGAGGCAGGCACCTACCTCTACTGGATCCGCAAGAAACTCGCTTAA
- a CDS encoding MATE family efflux transporter, translating into MNSVTDHPAATSLTRPARVRLELKNLLALALPIMVAQLATTAMGFVDAVMAGRVGPRDLAAVALGNSIWVPVFLLMTGTLLATTPKVAQRFGAGTHSEIGPIVRQALWLALVVGLMATGMLLSAEPILHLMKVDPELIGPCMQYLHGIASGLPAVAFYHVLRCFSDGLGRTRPAMVLGLCGLALNIPLNYIFIYGHFGVPAMGGVGCGWATAIVMWVMALGMAGWERWAPAYQSSQLFSRFDWPQWSVIKRLLGIGLPIGIAVFAESSIFAVIALLIGSLGATVVAGHQIALNFSSLVFMIPYSLGMAVTVRVGQALGRQEPREARFAAGVGMGTALAYACISASMMLLLREHIATIYTADPTVIRVAAMLIVYSALFQFSDAIQVTAAGALRGYQDTRVTMILTLFAYWGIGLPVGYALGLTDWFGTPSGPSGLWQGLIVGLSCAALMLSIRLTRSARKRIRISHSAG; encoded by the coding sequence TTGAATTCCGTAACTGATCACCCCGCCGCTACTTCCCTCACCCGCCCTGCCCGGGTTCGCCTGGAGCTGAAAAACCTGCTCGCCCTGGCGTTGCCGATCATGGTCGCGCAGCTGGCGACCACCGCCATGGGCTTCGTCGATGCGGTGATGGCGGGCCGGGTCGGCCCGCGTGATCTGGCGGCCGTGGCGCTCGGCAACTCGATCTGGGTGCCGGTGTTCCTGTTGATGACCGGCACTTTGCTCGCCACTACTCCGAAAGTCGCCCAGCGTTTCGGCGCGGGAACCCATAGCGAGATCGGCCCGATTGTACGTCAGGCGTTATGGCTGGCCCTGGTGGTGGGTTTGATGGCGACCGGCATGCTGCTCAGCGCCGAGCCGATTCTGCACTTGATGAAGGTTGATCCCGAGCTGATCGGCCCGTGCATGCAATACCTGCACGGCATCGCCAGCGGTCTGCCCGCCGTCGCCTTCTACCATGTGTTGCGCTGCTTCAGTGACGGCCTGGGCCGGACGCGTCCGGCGATGGTCCTCGGCTTGTGCGGATTGGCGCTGAACATTCCTCTTAACTACATCTTCATCTATGGCCACTTCGGAGTGCCGGCCATGGGCGGCGTCGGTTGCGGCTGGGCCACGGCGATTGTGATGTGGGTGATGGCGCTGGGCATGGCCGGCTGGGAGCGCTGGGCACCGGCCTATCAGTCGAGTCAGTTGTTCAGCCGTTTCGACTGGCCGCAATGGTCGGTGATCAAACGCCTGCTGGGCATCGGCCTGCCGATCGGCATCGCAGTGTTCGCCGAGTCGAGCATCTTTGCGGTGATCGCCCTGCTGATCGGCAGCCTCGGCGCCACCGTGGTTGCAGGCCATCAAATCGCCCTGAACTTCAGCTCGCTGGTGTTCATGATCCCCTACTCCCTCGGCATGGCCGTGACCGTGCGGGTCGGCCAGGCGCTCGGTCGTCAGGAGCCGCGTGAAGCGCGCTTTGCCGCCGGCGTCGGCATGGGCACGGCGCTGGCTTATGCGTGTATTTCGGCGAGCATGATGCTGTTGCTGCGCGAACACATTGCAACGATCTACACCGCCGATCCGACGGTGATTCGTGTGGCGGCGATGTTGATTGTGTATTCGGCGCTGTTCCAGTTTTCCGATGCGATCCAGGTCACAGCTGCCGGCGCACTGCGTGGTTATCAGGACACTCGGGTGACGATGATCCTGACCCTGTTCGCCTACTGGGGGATTGGCTTGCCGGTGGGCTACGCCCTGGGCCTGACCGACTGGTTCGGCACGCCGAGCGGCCCGAGCGGGCTGTGGCAGGGTTTGATCGTGGGCTTGAGTTGCGCGGCGCTGATGCTGTCGATCCGCCTGACGCGCAGCGCACGCAAGCGGATCCGCATCAGTCATTCGGCGGGTTAA
- the pdxB gene encoding 4-phosphoerythronate dehydrogenase PdxB, with protein MLIVADENIPLLEAFFEGFGEIRRVPGRSIDRATVEQADVLLVRSVTNVNRALLEGSKVRFVGTCTIGTDHLELDYFQQAGITWSSAPGCNARGVVDYVLGSLLTLAEIEGTDLTRRTYGVVGAGEVGGRLVKVLQGLGWNVLVCDPPRQAAEGGDYVSLEQIIEQCDVISLHTPLKKHGSQSTWHLFDKNRLNQLKPGTWLINASRGPVVDNAALRQVLLQREDLQAVLDVWEGEPEVDVALADLCVLATPHIAGYSLDGKQRGTAQIYQAYCEFIGQPAEVSLSDLLPAPWLSHVTLHAESDPAWALAMLCRGVYDPRRDDADFRRSLVGNVSEQRAAFDALRKHYPQRREIDGLTVRIEGNSPELLKIVAALGATAV; from the coding sequence ATGCTGATTGTTGCCGACGAAAATATTCCGCTGCTCGAGGCCTTCTTCGAAGGTTTCGGCGAAATCCGCCGGGTGCCGGGACGTTCCATCGACCGCGCCACCGTCGAGCAGGCGGATGTGCTGCTGGTGCGTTCCGTGACCAACGTAAATCGCGCGTTGCTCGAGGGCAGCAAGGTGCGCTTTGTCGGCACCTGCACCATCGGCACGGATCATCTGGAACTGGATTACTTCCAGCAGGCCGGCATTACCTGGTCCAGCGCACCCGGTTGCAACGCCCGGGGCGTGGTCGACTATGTGCTCGGCAGTCTGCTGACCCTGGCCGAAATCGAAGGCACCGACCTGACTCGGCGCACTTACGGCGTGGTCGGTGCCGGTGAAGTCGGCGGTCGCCTGGTCAAGGTCCTGCAAGGTCTGGGCTGGAACGTGCTGGTGTGTGATCCGCCACGGCAAGCCGCTGAAGGGGGCGATTACGTCAGCCTCGAACAGATCATCGAGCAATGCGATGTCATCAGCCTGCACACCCCTTTGAAGAAACACGGTTCCCAGTCAACCTGGCACCTGTTCGATAAAAACCGTCTGAATCAACTCAAGCCCGGCACCTGGCTGATCAACGCCAGTCGTGGCCCGGTGGTGGACAACGCTGCCCTGCGCCAGGTTTTGTTGCAGCGCGAAGACCTGCAAGCGGTGCTCGACGTGTGGGAAGGCGAGCCTGAAGTCGATGTGGCGCTGGCCGACCTCTGCGTGCTGGCGACACCGCACATTGCCGGCTACAGCCTCGATGGCAAGCAACGAGGAACGGCGCAGATTTATCAGGCGTATTGCGAATTTATCGGGCAGCCGGCCGAGGTCAGCTTGAGCGATCTACTTCCGGCGCCGTGGTTGTCGCACGTGACCCTGCACGCTGAGAGCGATCCGGCCTGGGCGCTGGCGATGCTGTGCCGCGGCGTGTACGACCCGCGCCGTGACGATGCGGATTTCCGTCGTAGCCTTGTAGGCAATGTGAGCGAGCAGCGTGCGGCGTTTGATGCGTTGCGCAAGCATTACCCGCAGCGGCGCGAGATTGATGGGTTGACGGTGCGGATTGAAGGGAATTCGCCTGAGTTGCTGAAAATTGTGGCGGCATTGGGTGCAACGGCTGTCTGA
- a CDS encoding PA1571 family protein: MSLQNSSDDKIQVIRTQPDQSLGCSIIDKDGREVPITEDMIQQACSELEKRLVKPAEQK, from the coding sequence ATGTCCTTGCAAAACAGCAGCGATGACAAGATTCAAGTGATCCGCACACAGCCAGACCAGTCTCTGGGTTGCTCAATTATTGATAAGGATGGGCGCGAAGTACCGATCACTGAAGACATGATCCAGCAAGCCTGCAGCGAACTGGAAAAGCGATTGGTCAAGCCTGCCGAACAAAAGTGA
- a CDS encoding ABC transporter transmembrane domain-containing protein yields MLSARHRRAIRLTSRFLAPYRWPAFGALLALIITAGITLSMGQGIRLLVDQGFMTQSAHLLNQTIGLFMVLVVGLAIGTFARFYLVSWIGERVVADIRKQVFNHLVYLHPGFYDDNRSSEIQSRLTADTTLLQSVIGSSLSLFLRNLLMVIGGIILLFITNPKLTSIVVVALPLVIAPILIFGRRVRSLSRLSQDRIADIGSYVSETLGQIKTVQAYNHQIQDEQRFAVTVEEAFNTARKRIFQRAWLITLVIVLVLGAVGVMLWVGGMDVIAGRISAGELAAFVFYSLIVGSAFGTLSEVIGELQRAAGAAERIAELLRSENIIQPPTTGLVTLPDRVKGNLVLHDVRFSYPSRPESYAVDGLSLTINAGETLALVGPSGAGKSTVYDLLLRFYDPASGQILLDDVPLTQLDPLDLRRCFALVSQNPALFFGSIEENIRYGNPSATLAQVQEAAKIAYAHDFIEQMPNGYQTHLGDGGLGLSGGQRQRLAIARALLVDAPILLLDEATSALDAQSEHLIQQALPSLMKNRTTLVIAHRLATVKNADRIAVMDQGKLVAVGTHQELIASNALYARLAALQFSDGKAELGLEL; encoded by the coding sequence ATGCTCTCTGCCCGTCACCGCCGCGCGATCCGCCTGACCAGCCGTTTTCTTGCACCTTATCGCTGGCCGGCCTTCGGCGCCTTGCTCGCCCTGATCATCACAGCCGGCATCACCTTGTCGATGGGGCAGGGCATTCGTTTGCTGGTGGATCAGGGCTTCATGACCCAGTCGGCGCATCTGCTCAACCAGACGATTGGCTTGTTCATGGTGCTGGTGGTCGGGCTGGCGATCGGCACGTTTGCGCGCTTCTATCTGGTGTCGTGGATTGGTGAGCGCGTGGTCGCGGACATCCGCAAGCAAGTGTTCAACCACCTGGTTTATCTGCACCCCGGTTTCTATGACGACAATCGCAGCTCCGAGATCCAGTCACGGCTGACCGCCGATACTACGTTGCTGCAATCGGTGATCGGCTCTTCGTTGTCGCTGTTCCTGCGAAATTTGCTGATGGTGATCGGCGGGATCATCCTGCTGTTTATCACCAATCCCAAACTCACCAGCATCGTGGTCGTGGCGTTGCCCCTGGTGATCGCGCCGATCCTGATTTTCGGCCGTCGGGTCCGCAGTCTGTCGCGCCTGAGTCAGGACCGGATTGCCGACATCGGCAGCTACGTCTCCGAAACCCTCGGCCAGATCAAAACTGTGCAGGCCTACAACCACCAGATCCAGGACGAGCAGCGCTTTGCCGTGACGGTGGAAGAGGCCTTCAATACCGCGCGCAAACGCATATTTCAACGGGCCTGGCTGATTACGCTGGTGATCGTGCTGGTGCTGGGCGCCGTTGGCGTGATGTTGTGGGTCGGTGGCATGGACGTGATCGCCGGGCGGATCTCGGCAGGTGAACTGGCGGCCTTCGTCTTCTACAGCCTGATCGTCGGCAGTGCCTTCGGCACGTTGAGCGAAGTGATCGGCGAGTTGCAGCGCGCTGCGGGCGCAGCCGAGCGGATTGCCGAATTGCTGCGCTCGGAAAACATTATCCAGCCGCCCACCACAGGCCTGGTGACATTGCCTGACCGGGTGAAGGGCAATCTGGTACTGCACGACGTGCGCTTTTCCTACCCGTCACGTCCAGAAAGTTACGCCGTCGATGGCTTGAGTCTGACTATAAATGCGGGCGAAACCCTCGCCCTGGTCGGTCCGTCCGGAGCCGGCAAGTCCACCGTGTATGACCTGTTGCTGCGTTTTTACGATCCTGCCTCGGGCCAGATCCTGCTCGATGACGTGCCGCTGACCCAGCTCGATCCGCTCGACCTGCGCCGCTGCTTCGCCCTGGTCTCGCAAAATCCGGCGCTGTTCTTCGGCAGCATTGAAGAAAACATCCGCTACGGCAACCCGTCGGCGACCCTGGCCCAGGTTCAAGAAGCGGCAAAAATCGCCTACGCACACGACTTCATCGAGCAAATGCCCAACGGCTACCAGACTCACCTGGGTGACGGCGGCCTCGGGTTGTCCGGCGGCCAGCGCCAACGCCTGGCTATTGCACGGGCGCTGCTGGTGGACGCGCCGATCCTGTTGCTCGATGAAGCCACCAGCGCCCTCGATGCGCAGAGCGAACACCTGATCCAGCAAGCCCTGCCAAGCTTGATGAAGAACCGCACCACCCTGGTCATCGCCCACCGCTTGGCCACGGTGAAAAACGCCGACCGGATTGCGGTGATGGACCAGGGGAAACTGGTGGCGGTAGGGACGCATCAGGAGTTGATTGCGAGTAATGCGTTGTATGCACGGTTGGCGGCGTTGCAGTTTAGTGATGGGAAGGCTGAACTCGGACTTGAACTGTAG